The following coding sequences lie in one Candidatus Eremiobacterota bacterium genomic window:
- a CDS encoding 1-deoxy-D-xylulose-5-phosphate synthase: protein MILERIDSPADVKALKREEIDVAASEIRELLVRTCAVNGGHLAPNLGVVELTLALHRVLDLPGDKLVWDVSHQTYVHKILSGRRDRFSTLRKGGGLSGFAMRSESPYDPFGAGHASTGVAAALGMATARDLLGGHERVVAVLGDGALTGGLAYEALNNAGGLRSQFMVILNDNEMSIAPNVGSIASYLSVLRSKPFANFVRRTGKEVLKRIPLGGAAKKAIEGAEIGAMHFIGPSEKTAVIFEELGFRYIGPIDGHNFDVLLDALQTAIEIDRPVLLHVRTVKGKGYEPAERDSRTFHGIGANAFEPSNGSKKSSSGARPKFQDVFGDAMIAVAEKDPRVVGITAAMPDGTGLAKFGKRFPERYFDVGIAEAHGVCFAAGLATSGLRPVCAIYSTFLQRAYDQIVHDVVVQNLPVVFCMDRAGFVGDDGPTHMGLYDIAYLRTLPNITLMAPRSEAELQPMLEHALSLNSPSGIRYPRGSTNGRHDEPPAPLVHGKAEVLRRGRHVALLAYGTTVDVALDANVNGITVINARFAKPLDEALLLELERDHSHLITLEEHSLAGGFGSAVAEFVSDHALKIKVERIGVPSVLVQHDSQDKQRVLFGLSGEALAARVKQILGAAPASASGSSVTRAGAECSD, encoded by the coding sequence ATGATTCTCGAGCGCATCGACTCCCCAGCCGACGTCAAGGCTCTCAAACGCGAAGAGATCGATGTGGCTGCGAGTGAGATTCGCGAGCTGCTCGTTCGCACGTGCGCGGTCAATGGCGGACACCTGGCGCCGAATCTCGGCGTCGTCGAGTTGACTCTCGCCTTGCACCGGGTGCTCGATCTTCCGGGCGACAAGCTGGTCTGGGATGTGAGCCACCAAACGTACGTCCACAAAATTCTCAGCGGCCGGCGCGATCGATTTTCAACGCTGCGTAAAGGAGGAGGCCTCTCCGGCTTCGCGATGCGCAGCGAATCTCCATACGATCCGTTCGGGGCCGGACATGCCAGCACCGGAGTCGCCGCCGCGCTCGGCATGGCCACCGCGCGCGATCTGTTGGGCGGTCACGAAAGAGTAGTCGCCGTGCTGGGAGACGGCGCGCTGACCGGCGGCCTCGCCTATGAAGCGCTCAACAATGCGGGCGGCTTGCGCAGTCAGTTCATGGTTATTCTCAACGATAATGAGATGTCGATTGCGCCCAACGTCGGTTCGATTGCCTCGTATCTTTCCGTTTTACGCAGCAAGCCGTTTGCGAACTTCGTGCGTCGCACCGGCAAAGAAGTGCTCAAGCGAATTCCACTCGGCGGCGCCGCAAAGAAAGCAATTGAAGGCGCCGAGATCGGCGCGATGCACTTCATCGGACCATCCGAGAAGACGGCGGTGATCTTCGAAGAGCTCGGCTTTCGTTACATCGGCCCGATCGATGGCCATAACTTCGATGTGTTGCTCGATGCCCTTCAAACGGCCATCGAGATCGACCGGCCGGTCCTCCTGCACGTTCGAACGGTCAAGGGAAAAGGATACGAACCGGCCGAGCGCGATTCGCGAACGTTTCACGGCATCGGGGCCAATGCGTTTGAACCGAGCAATGGCTCGAAGAAGAGCAGTTCGGGCGCGCGGCCGAAGTTTCAAGACGTCTTCGGCGACGCCATGATCGCCGTGGCCGAAAAGGATCCGCGAGTCGTCGGCATTACCGCCGCCATGCCCGACGGAACCGGACTGGCAAAGTTCGGTAAGCGCTTCCCGGAGCGCTATTTCGACGTCGGCATCGCCGAAGCGCACGGCGTCTGTTTCGCGGCCGGGCTGGCGACGAGCGGATTGCGCCCCGTGTGTGCGATTTACTCGACCTTCTTGCAGCGTGCCTACGATCAGATCGTGCACGATGTGGTCGTGCAGAATCTTCCCGTGGTTTTCTGCATGGATCGTGCCGGATTTGTCGGGGATGACGGTCCGACGCATATGGGTCTGTACGACATCGCCTATTTGCGAACGCTGCCGAATATCACATTGATGGCTCCGCGCAGCGAGGCCGAGCTGCAGCCGATGCTCGAACACGCGCTCTCACTTAACTCGCCCTCGGGAATTCGCTATCCGCGCGGATCCACCAACGGACGGCACGACGAGCCTCCCGCTCCGCTCGTCCACGGTAAAGCCGAGGTTTTACGCCGCGGACGCCACGTCGCTCTGCTGGCGTACGGAACCACCGTTGACGTTGCCCTCGACGCGAACGTTAACGGAATCACGGTGATCAATGCCCGTTTCGCCAAGCCGCTCGACGAAGCGCTGCTACTCGAGCTCGAGCGCGACCATTCGCACCTCATTACCTTGGAGGAACATTCGCTCGCCGGTGGTTTTGGTTCGGCCGTCGCCGAGTTCGTCTCAGATCACGCTTTGAAAATCAAGGTCGAGCGCATCGGCGTCCCCAGCGTGTTGGTTCAGCACGACTCTCAAGATAAGCAGCGCGTGCTCTTCGGCCTTTCCGGTGAGGCGCTGGCGGCTCGCGTCAAGCAGATCCTCGGAGCGGCGCCGGCATCGGCATCCGGCTCATCCGTTACGCGGGCTGGGGCCGAATGTTCTGATTGA
- a CDS encoding ferritin-like domain-containing protein, with the protein MTTTSKPFISDVTELRRRAREQIERGAVTQNYGGDVQQAIELLQTALATEIVCVLRYTMHNVSAVGIDSESVKEEFAEHAADEKEHMEKIAERINQLGGSPNFNPEGLHTRSATEYGTAEKLIDMIKENLVAERIAVEHYRELIRFFADKDPTTRTMLEGILAQEEEHANDMHDLLVAHEGTPFLDS; encoded by the coding sequence ATGACCACGACCAGCAAACCCTTCATTTCAGACGTCACCGAGCTGCGCCGCAGGGCGCGCGAGCAGATCGAACGCGGAGCCGTGACCCAGAACTATGGCGGCGACGTGCAACAGGCTATCGAGCTGCTGCAGACCGCCCTCGCGACCGAAATCGTCTGCGTCTTGCGATATACGATGCATAACGTCTCCGCGGTGGGGATCGATAGCGAAAGCGTCAAGGAAGAGTTCGCCGAGCACGCCGCCGACGAGAAGGAGCATATGGAGAAAATCGCCGAGCGTATCAATCAGCTCGGTGGTTCGCCGAACTTCAATCCCGAAGGATTGCATACCCGTTCGGCCACCGAATACGGGACCGCCGAAAAGCTGATCGACATGATCAAGGAAAATCTCGTCGCCGAACGGATCGCGGTCGAGCACTACCGCGAACTGATTCGCTTTTTCGCCGACAAAGACCCGACAACGCGCACCATGCTCGAAGGCATTCTTGCGCAAGAGGAAGAGCACGCCAACGACATGCACGATCTTTTGGTGGCCCACGAAGGAACGCCATTCCTCGACTCGTAG
- a CDS encoding NAD-dependent epimerase/dehydratase family protein, with translation MAQNDRVFLTGATGFVGRHILRELLDAGYSVRALRRAGNTAASQLEPTNDDVEWIEGDLRNVGAFSGSLRGCGYLVHCAALYSFAPRQRMQLHAVNVEATASLMLSAHLAGAERAILTSSSATEGHARTGYHRSKLEQERAAFASRIPVIALLPTAPVGPGDVKPTPTGRLVLDFARGRIVAKAPGHGGMNVVAVEDVARAHVAALKHGTAGERYIVGGENLSMDEIWAMLANVTGKPMPSWRAPYALALAASYADELRCRITGAVPAVPVEGVRMARERMFADSEKARRDLGYAATPVRAALERAVSWFEANGYV, from the coding sequence ATGGCGCAGAACGACCGCGTGTTTCTGACCGGCGCGACTGGATTTGTCGGCCGGCACATCCTGCGCGAGCTCTTAGACGCGGGTTATTCGGTTCGCGCGCTTCGCCGCGCTGGCAACACCGCTGCATCTCAATTGGAGCCGACAAATGACGACGTCGAGTGGATTGAGGGTGATCTACGAAACGTCGGCGCCTTCTCCGGTTCATTACGCGGCTGCGGCTACCTGGTGCATTGCGCAGCGTTGTACTCGTTTGCACCTCGCCAGCGCATGCAGCTCCACGCCGTTAATGTGGAGGCAACCGCGAGCCTCATGCTGAGCGCCCATCTCGCCGGCGCGGAGCGCGCGATTCTTACGTCAAGCTCGGCGACGGAGGGACATGCGCGGACGGGTTATCATCGATCGAAGTTAGAGCAGGAGCGCGCGGCTTTTGCAAGCCGCATTCCCGTGATTGCCCTGCTGCCAACGGCGCCCGTTGGCCCCGGCGACGTAAAGCCGACGCCGACCGGCAGGCTCGTTTTGGATTTTGCGCGCGGCAGGATCGTTGCGAAAGCGCCGGGGCACGGCGGCATGAACGTGGTCGCCGTCGAGGACGTCGCGCGGGCGCATGTCGCCGCGTTGAAGCACGGAACCGCGGGCGAACGCTATATCGTCGGCGGCGAAAATTTGAGCATGGACGAGATCTGGGCGATGCTGGCAAACGTTACCGGAAAGCCGATGCCGTCGTGGCGGGCGCCGTACGCATTGGCGCTCGCCGCAAGCTACGCCGACGAGCTCCGTTGCCGAATTACCGGTGCCGTCCCGGCGGTTCCAGTCGAGGGCGTGCGCATGGCGCGAGAGCGAATGTTCGCTGATTCAGAGAAGGCGCGGCGCGATCTTGGCTATGCCGCGACGCCGGTGCGGGCGGCGCTCGAAAGAGCCGTGAGCTGGTTCGAGGCAAATGGTTACGTATAA
- a CDS encoding GNAT family N-acetyltransferase: protein MRRRPALRPQPPGDAWKLERFSVPDLGRYYSVFHRVGDEHLWVARLLLPQSELARYITADGVEVFILTTQSGDEGLLELDFRVSGECEVALFGVAPSLVGTGAGRWFMNRALEIAWSRPIERFWLHTCTLDHPNALAFYTRTGFVPYQRQVEVFDDPRYLKLTRADAAPHVPIL, encoded by the coding sequence ATGCGCCGGAGACCGGCGCTTCGCCCCCAGCCGCCGGGCGATGCCTGGAAGCTTGAGCGCTTTTCGGTACCCGACCTCGGCCGCTACTATTCGGTCTTCCACCGCGTCGGCGACGAGCATCTTTGGGTCGCGCGACTGTTGCTTCCGCAGTCCGAACTTGCGCGCTACATCACCGCTGACGGCGTTGAAGTCTTCATTCTCACCACCCAGAGCGGTGACGAAGGTCTGCTCGAACTCGATTTTCGCGTTTCCGGCGAATGTGAGGTTGCGCTATTCGGCGTCGCCCCGTCGCTCGTCGGGACCGGCGCCGGCCGGTGGTTTATGAACCGCGCGCTCGAGATCGCCTGGTCGCGTCCGATCGAGCGCTTTTGGCTGCACACCTGCACGCTCGATCATCCTAACGCGCTGGCGTTCTACACTCGCACCGGTTTCGTGCCCTATCAGCGTCAGGTGGAAGTCTTCGACGATCCTCGCTACCTCAAACTCACGCGTGCCGACGCCGCGCCGCACGTGCCGATCCTCTAA
- a CDS encoding DUF4267 domain-containing protein yields MSIAYIVAWAVAAVLVGVGLFALASPAALARRYGIAVHGHDAAGWVRATGIRDVALGVVLAAAAYTHARALTIVVAAMGIVISIADLGIVMRHGGSEKHRGAHAGHAAGIVAFVLVLAMALFAVGM; encoded by the coding sequence ATGTCGATCGCATATATTGTCGCGTGGGCCGTCGCCGCGGTATTAGTCGGCGTCGGGCTCTTTGCGCTCGCGTCCCCCGCGGCGCTTGCGCGGCGGTACGGCATTGCGGTGCACGGACACGACGCGGCGGGTTGGGTCCGGGCCACCGGTATTCGAGACGTCGCGCTCGGCGTGGTTTTGGCGGCCGCGGCCTACACGCACGCGCGAGCGTTGACGATCGTCGTCGCGGCTATGGGTATCGTCATCTCGATCGCCGACCTCGGGATTGTGATGCGCCACGGCGGTTCCGAAAAGCATCGCGGCGCGCACGCCGGGCACGCGGCCGGAATCGTTGCCTTCGTTCTCGTCCTGGCCATGGCGCTCTTTGCCGTGGGGATGTAA
- the hpnH gene encoding adenosyl-hopene transferase HpnH, which produces MSMPLQQKVAVAKYIAGKKLKGQKKYPLVLELEPLLQCNLACAGCGKIQHPDEILRQRLSVEDCIAAVEECGAPMVSIAGGEPLVHEQMPQIVEELVKRKKFVFLCTNALLLKKKIHLFKPSVYFVWMIHLDGMRERHDHSVCREGVFDKAIDAIKEAKARGFRVFTNTTFFTQDGPDSIRDVLDYLNDDLKVDMMQISPAYAYEKAPDQEHFLGVKRTREIFRTAFAGGKRKKWRLNHSPLYLDFLEGKVDFECTPWGIPCYTVFGWQRPCYLMSKESYASSYKELLEETDWSKYGRGKHESCENCMAHCGYEPTAVLRTTGSFKESIRAAVGS; this is translated from the coding sequence ATGAGCATGCCCCTGCAGCAAAAGGTCGCCGTCGCGAAGTACATCGCCGGCAAGAAGCTCAAAGGTCAAAAGAAGTATCCGCTCGTCCTGGAGCTCGAGCCATTGCTGCAATGCAACCTTGCGTGCGCCGGCTGCGGCAAAATTCAGCATCCTGACGAGATCTTGCGCCAGCGCCTGAGCGTCGAAGATTGTATTGCGGCAGTCGAGGAATGCGGCGCGCCGATGGTGTCGATTGCCGGCGGCGAGCCGCTCGTCCACGAGCAGATGCCACAGATCGTCGAAGAGCTCGTCAAGCGCAAGAAGTTTGTGTTTCTCTGTACGAACGCGCTGCTGCTCAAGAAGAAGATCCACCTCTTCAAGCCGTCCGTCTATTTTGTCTGGATGATCCACCTCGACGGTATGCGCGAACGCCACGATCATTCGGTCTGCCGCGAAGGTGTCTTCGATAAAGCCATCGACGCGATCAAAGAGGCAAAGGCGCGCGGTTTTCGTGTCTTTACTAATACGACGTTCTTCACGCAAGATGGACCCGACTCGATTCGCGATGTGCTCGACTACCTCAACGACGACCTCAAGGTTGACATGATGCAAATCTCGCCGGCCTACGCCTACGAAAAGGCTCCCGATCAAGAGCATTTCCTAGGCGTCAAGCGTACGCGCGAGATTTTCCGTACCGCCTTTGCCGGTGGAAAGCGCAAGAAGTGGCGGCTGAATCATAGCCCCCTCTACCTCGATTTCCTCGAAGGCAAAGTCGATTTCGAGTGCACGCCATGGGGTATCCCCTGCTACACGGTCTTCGGCTGGCAGCGTCCGTGCTACTTGATGAGCAAAGAGAGTTACGCGAGCAGCTACAAGGAGCTCCTCGAAGAGACCGACTGGTCGAAATACGGCCGCGGCAAACACGAATCATGCGAGAACTGCATGGCCCACTGCGGTTATGAGCCGACCGCCGTGTTGCGCACGACCGGTTCGTTCAAAGAATCGATACGGGCCGCCGTCGGTAGCTAA
- the shc gene encoding squalene--hopene cyclase — MALERVAVVGGGLAGLAAALRLKDAGARVELFERSRLLGGRATSFEIDGVEVDNGQHVFLACCTEFVNFAKRVGMERELRLQDRFDAQILSRDGRRGRLRAGALPAPLHLLESFTAYPFLTLREKLSVARALAHVRSAKPEIATFEDWLQENDQGAGERRAFWDPFFIPALNAPYDRVAAADAIFVLQTAFLGNAGAARFGFSQVPLARFAAAAVAVLDAVHTTTAVLAVEPAVAPNGAEADRVTLRLSRGDVADFDAVVLAVPPRQAARILGSPSRYGVKGLEAYDPYPIVDVHLWHDAGAIGFDFAAALESPLQWIFEKASGYLCCSISAADQYLQMPTAELESLAWRETQTFLPSLKDAKLTRCAVTRNPEATWMPRIGCTRTAQQTFHPAVAIAGSWTQTGWADTMESAVRSGTLAAESLLAVQHAAISRGNGARRASPNPPVDRALNRAIGWLLQEQSTEGWWSGELETNVTMTAEHVLLFRFLGLPHEEFRAGAIAHIMHHQRSDGSWALYYDGPADLSTTIEAYVALKVLGVDSQREEMRKALDVILRAGGVANARVFTKIWLALFGVYPWSGVPSVPPEIVYFPLWVPFNLYDFACWARGTVAPLTIVLTKQPIRELGMDVSEIIAPGTQREMRHVRGRRHWLLYAEKMLKLYGRIEKPPFRDKAMRRIAQWVVEHQEADGSWGGIQPPWVYSLIALDLMGYGLDHPVMRKGIDGMKRFSIDDAQGWRFLACMSPVWDTAWAVRVLALAGFEPSHPAMRRAVDWLLREQIPDDAPGDWRVKCKDGRGNGWAFEFDNDAYPDIDDTTIVVLALLEGGDRAAVASSVERARRWTLAMDSRNGAWAAFDRDNTRELLYKMPFSDFGAMIDPPTEDVTAHVLEMLAAFGYNPANHSVARGLAYLRKEQKPWGSWYGRWGVNHIYGTWCVISALAALKTGDDMIERAAEWLLSVQNSDGGWGESCHSYADESFAGIGQSTASQTGWAVLALQLAGRAQHPAVQRGLGYLCERQRPDGTWDERECTGTGFPRDFYINYHLYRHLFPAMALAIDAKFRHAEHAAIAPSDVQEGPLHDAMKETAIQP; from the coding sequence GTGGCTCTCGAGCGCGTAGCGGTCGTCGGCGGCGGGCTCGCCGGCCTCGCGGCGGCGCTGCGCCTCAAGGACGCCGGCGCGCGGGTGGAGCTCTTCGAACGCAGCCGGCTGCTCGGCGGTAGGGCGACCTCGTTCGAAATCGACGGCGTAGAAGTCGACAATGGCCAGCATGTCTTTCTCGCGTGCTGCACGGAGTTCGTCAATTTCGCCAAACGCGTCGGGATGGAGCGCGAGCTGCGCCTTCAAGATCGATTCGACGCACAAATCTTATCGCGAGACGGGCGCCGAGGTCGCCTGCGCGCCGGCGCGCTCCCCGCGCCGCTCCATCTCCTCGAGTCGTTTACGGCCTATCCGTTTCTGACCCTGCGCGAAAAGTTGAGCGTGGCTCGAGCGCTAGCGCACGTTCGAAGCGCGAAGCCGGAGATTGCAACGTTCGAAGATTGGCTGCAAGAGAACGATCAAGGCGCCGGTGAGCGTCGCGCCTTTTGGGATCCCTTCTTCATTCCGGCCCTGAACGCGCCGTACGATCGCGTCGCCGCTGCCGACGCGATATTCGTGTTGCAGACCGCATTTTTGGGCAACGCCGGCGCGGCGCGATTTGGATTCTCGCAAGTTCCGCTGGCACGTTTTGCCGCCGCGGCGGTGGCCGTTCTCGATGCGGTGCACACGACGACGGCCGTGCTTGCCGTCGAACCCGCCGTCGCGCCGAACGGAGCCGAGGCGGACCGCGTCACTTTGAGGCTCTCGAGGGGCGACGTCGCGGACTTCGACGCCGTCGTGCTCGCCGTACCGCCGCGCCAGGCGGCGCGCATTCTGGGCAGTCCGTCACGCTACGGCGTAAAGGGGCTCGAGGCGTACGATCCCTATCCAATTGTCGACGTGCATCTTTGGCACGATGCCGGCGCGATCGGCTTCGACTTTGCCGCCGCGCTGGAATCGCCGTTGCAATGGATCTTCGAAAAGGCCTCGGGCTATCTCTGTTGCAGCATCAGCGCCGCCGATCAATACCTGCAAATGCCCACAGCCGAGCTCGAGTCGCTCGCCTGGCGCGAAACGCAGACTTTTCTGCCGTCCCTCAAGGATGCGAAACTGACGCGCTGTGCGGTAACGCGCAACCCCGAAGCCACGTGGATGCCGCGCATCGGCTGCACGCGCACGGCACAACAGACATTCCATCCTGCAGTTGCCATTGCGGGGTCGTGGACGCAAACCGGCTGGGCCGACACCATGGAATCCGCCGTCCGCAGCGGCACCCTCGCCGCCGAATCGCTCCTCGCCGTGCAGCATGCAGCGATCTCGCGCGGCAATGGCGCCCGTCGCGCTTCTCCTAACCCGCCGGTCGATCGAGCCCTTAACCGCGCGATCGGGTGGCTGCTCCAAGAACAGTCGACTGAAGGCTGGTGGTCGGGTGAGCTCGAGACGAACGTGACGATGACGGCCGAACACGTGCTGCTCTTTCGTTTTCTCGGCCTTCCCCACGAAGAGTTCCGTGCCGGCGCCATCGCTCACATCATGCATCATCAGCGCAGCGACGGGTCGTGGGCGCTCTACTACGATGGGCCTGCGGACTTGAGTACGACGATTGAAGCGTACGTCGCGCTCAAGGTTCTCGGGGTCGATTCGCAACGCGAAGAAATGCGCAAAGCGCTCGACGTGATTCTGCGGGCGGGTGGTGTCGCGAACGCGCGCGTCTTCACCAAGATCTGGCTCGCGCTTTTCGGGGTCTACCCCTGGTCGGGCGTGCCCTCGGTGCCCCCGGAAATTGTCTACTTTCCGCTTTGGGTGCCGTTCAATCTTTACGATTTTGCCTGTTGGGCGCGCGGAACGGTGGCCCCATTAACGATCGTCCTTACGAAGCAACCGATTCGCGAACTCGGCATGGACGTGAGTGAAATCATCGCACCCGGAACCCAGCGCGAGATGCGCCACGTCAGAGGGCGCCGTCACTGGCTGCTCTACGCGGAAAAAATGCTCAAGCTCTACGGGCGGATTGAGAAGCCGCCGTTTCGCGACAAAGCGATGCGGCGCATTGCGCAGTGGGTGGTCGAGCACCAAGAAGCCGACGGCAGTTGGGGGGGCATTCAGCCGCCTTGGGTCTACTCGCTGATCGCTCTCGATCTGATGGGGTATGGGCTCGATCATCCCGTGATGCGCAAAGGGATCGACGGCATGAAACGCTTTTCGATCGACGACGCGCAAGGCTGGCGGTTCTTAGCGTGCATGTCGCCCGTGTGGGACACCGCGTGGGCAGTACGAGTGCTCGCGTTGGCCGGCTTCGAGCCGTCGCACCCGGCAATGCGACGCGCCGTTGATTGGCTCTTGCGCGAGCAGATTCCCGACGACGCGCCGGGCGACTGGCGCGTGAAATGCAAGGATGGACGCGGGAACGGTTGGGCATTTGAGTTCGACAACGACGCGTATCCCGACATCGACGACACGACAATTGTCGTGCTGGCACTGCTCGAAGGCGGCGACCGCGCGGCGGTCGCGTCGTCGGTCGAGCGAGCCCGGCGCTGGACCTTAGCGATGGATTCGCGCAACGGTGCGTGGGCGGCATTCGATCGCGACAACACGCGCGAGCTGCTCTACAAGATGCCCTTTTCCGATTTTGGCGCGATGATCGATCCGCCGACCGAGGACGTCACCGCTCACGTGCTCGAGATGCTCGCGGCGTTCGGTTACAACCCGGCGAATCACTCCGTCGCCCGTGGGTTGGCGTATCTACGTAAGGAGCAGAAACCGTGGGGATCGTGGTACGGACGCTGGGGCGTCAACCACATTTACGGCACGTGGTGCGTCATCTCCGCGCTCGCGGCGCTCAAGACAGGTGACGATATGATCGAACGCGCCGCCGAATGGCTGCTCTCCGTGCAGAACTCCGACGGCGGTTGGGGCGAGAGTTGTCATTCCTACGCCGACGAATCGTTTGCCGGCATCGGTCAAAGCACGGCGTCCCAAACCGGCTGGGCCGTGCTCGCGCTTCAGCTGGCGGGCCGAGCGCAACACCCCGCAGTCCAGCGGGGTCTTGGTTATCTATGCGAACGGCAGCGGCCAGACGGGACCTGGGACGAGCGGGAGTGCACGGGCACCGGCTTTCCCCGCGACTTTTACATCAACTATCATCTCTATCGCCATCTTTTTCCAGCGATGGCCCTTGCTATCGACGCCAAGTTCCGTCATGCTGAGCACGCCGCCATCGCCCCAAGCGACGTCCAGGAAGGACCGCTCCACGACGCTATGAAGGAAACAGCCATACAACCATGA
- a CDS encoding squalene/phytoene synthase family protein produces MINLQRALRRTIPKSEQDRAERFNRDMAKREAGNFYWGFISLGYHERMAIYALYNFARQVDDEADTAGIDNLPSRLVVHRERISRCVRGDYGDDPILRVLAEAVERYGIPERELQMLIDGVEMDFNSSRYETFDELRAYCNLVASVVGRMCVRIFGFCDPIALERADDLGLALQLTNILRDVREDAVDMKRIYLPQEDLRRFGISESALANGLIYPGWSELIRFNVERARRYFASGYEVLRYIPRRPAACVQTMAGIYEELLKKIERDPGLPLRARAALSKTEKLRVVVRSWLSSA; encoded by the coding sequence CAACCTTCAACGAGCGTTACGAAGGACGATTCCGAAATCGGAACAAGACCGGGCCGAACGCTTCAACCGCGATATGGCCAAGCGCGAAGCCGGAAACTTCTACTGGGGCTTCATCTCCCTGGGATACCACGAACGAATGGCCATCTACGCGCTCTACAATTTTGCGCGACAGGTTGACGATGAGGCCGACACGGCCGGCATCGACAATCTGCCCTCTCGGCTCGTCGTCCATCGCGAGCGTATCTCGCGCTGCGTTCGGGGCGATTATGGCGACGATCCGATCCTGCGCGTCCTCGCCGAAGCGGTTGAGCGATATGGGATTCCCGAGCGCGAGCTGCAGATGCTCATCGACGGCGTCGAGATGGATTTTAACTCTTCGCGCTACGAGACGTTCGACGAGTTGCGCGCGTACTGCAATCTCGTGGCTTCGGTCGTGGGCCGGATGTGCGTGCGCATCTTTGGCTTTTGCGACCCGATCGCGCTCGAACGCGCCGACGATCTTGGCCTCGCCTTGCAGCTGACCAATATTCTGCGCGACGTCCGCGAAGACGCGGTCGACATGAAACGAATCTACCTTCCGCAGGAGGATCTTCGCCGGTTCGGCATTTCGGAATCTGCGCTGGCCAACGGCTTGATCTATCCGGGCTGGTCGGAGCTGATCAGATTCAACGTCGAGCGGGCACGCCGTTACTTCGCAAGCGGTTACGAAGTGTTGCGCTATATCCCGCGCCGTCCCGCGGCGTGCGTGCAAACGATGGCGGGAATCTACGAAGAACTGCTCAAGAAGATCGAGCGCGATCCCGGGCTCCCGCTTCGCGCGCGTGCGGCGCTCTCCAAGACCGAGAAACTTCGGGTCGTCGTGCGGTCGTGGCTCTCGAGCGCGTAG